Proteins from a single region of Streptomyces sp. HUAS 15-9:
- a CDS encoding DedA family protein codes for MPQALNPLDATSLLTALGTAGVFLVLFAETGLLIGFFLPGDSLLFTAGLLCATTRNGVHLSLPAVLAAAAAGALLGAQVGHLLGRRAGRAFVARTRNRHLANGVTRAEELLSRYGHGRAIVLARFIPVVRTVLNPLAGIVGVPTRTFALWQVTGGLVWTVGLVLGGYALGSSIPNVDRCLLPLVGVIVGVSLLPLALEFLRSRRRARTVVEPAPGNSE; via the coding sequence GTGCCGCAAGCCCTCAATCCGCTGGATGCCACCTCGCTGCTCACGGCACTGGGTACCGCGGGCGTCTTCCTGGTGCTGTTCGCCGAGACCGGGCTGCTGATCGGGTTCTTCCTGCCCGGCGACTCACTTCTGTTCACGGCCGGTCTGCTGTGCGCGACCACGCGGAACGGTGTGCATCTCTCGCTGCCCGCCGTGCTGGCAGCCGCCGCGGCCGGGGCGCTGCTCGGTGCCCAGGTCGGTCACCTGCTCGGCCGCCGCGCCGGCCGGGCGTTCGTGGCCCGCACCCGCAACCGCCACCTGGCGAACGGCGTGACGCGAGCCGAGGAGCTGTTGTCCCGCTACGGCCACGGCAGGGCGATCGTGCTGGCCCGGTTCATCCCGGTGGTGCGCACCGTGCTCAACCCGCTCGCCGGGATCGTCGGCGTGCCCACCCGGACCTTCGCGCTGTGGCAGGTCACCGGCGGGCTGGTGTGGACGGTGGGGCTGGTGCTGGGCGGATACGCCCTCGGGTCGAGCATCCCGAATGTGGACCGCTGTCTGCTGCCCCTGGTCGGGGTGATCGTCGGCGTCTCTCTGCTGCCGTTGGCCCTGGAATTCCTCAGGTCCCGGCGTCGCGCCCGCACCGTCGTGGAGCCGGCCCCGGGGAACTCCGAGTGA
- a CDS encoding M56 family metallopeptidase produces the protein MHVAVYLPLLLSLIAPLGARPLAERCEPRLATCLLTTSALVLGAATTISLGLLAVAGLVRIPQLAALGHWSAQTARHDDPAELSVSLIAGLLLGGAVLMAARMLWRRARSLATAAWEAACMPARDGLVVVDDDTPDAFALPGLPGRVVVSTGMLHTLDESEHDVLLAHERAHLTAHHYAFVALTQLGAAANPLLRPFATAATYTIERWADENAATATGDRTRVARTVGKAALAAHRTPAPARTTGAALGILGRRSPLASAGPVPRRVAALLAPPLGRHPALTAATAAVLTAATLSTAEAAHDFHLLLRTIGAWS, from the coding sequence ATGCACGTCGCCGTCTATCTGCCGCTGCTGCTCTCGCTCATCGCGCCGCTCGGCGCCCGCCCGCTGGCCGAACGCTGCGAGCCCCGCCTTGCCACCTGTCTGCTCACCACGTCGGCCCTGGTCCTGGGCGCGGCGACCACCATCTCCCTGGGCCTGCTCGCCGTGGCCGGCCTCGTCCGCATTCCGCAACTCGCGGCTCTGGGCCATTGGTCGGCACAGACGGCACGGCACGACGACCCCGCCGAACTGTCCGTTTCACTGATCGCCGGCCTGCTGCTCGGCGGCGCCGTGCTCATGGCCGCCCGGATGCTGTGGCGACGCGCCCGCTCACTGGCCACCGCCGCATGGGAGGCCGCCTGCATGCCCGCGCGCGACGGCCTGGTCGTCGTCGACGACGACACCCCCGACGCCTTCGCCCTCCCCGGACTGCCCGGCCGGGTCGTCGTGTCCACCGGCATGCTGCACACCCTGGACGAGTCCGAGCACGACGTCCTGCTCGCCCACGAACGCGCGCACCTCACCGCCCACCACTACGCCTTCGTCGCCCTCACACAACTCGGCGCCGCCGCCAACCCGCTGCTGCGCCCCTTCGCCACCGCCGCCACGTACACCATCGAGCGCTGGGCCGACGAGAACGCGGCCACCGCCACCGGCGACCGCACCCGCGTAGCCCGCACCGTCGGCAAGGCAGCCCTCGCCGCCCACCGCACCCCGGCCCCCGCCCGCACGACCGGTGCCGCCCTCGGCATCCTCGGCCGCCGCAGCCCCCTCGCCTCTGCCGGCCCCGTGCCCCGCCGCGTCGCCGCACTCCTCGCACCGCCGCTGGGACGTCATCCGGCCCTCACCGCGGCAACCGCGGCCGTCCTGACCGCCGCGACGCTCTCCACCGCCGAGGCCGCCCACGACTTCCATCTGCTGCTGCGGACCATCGGGGCCTGGTCGTAA
- a CDS encoding undecaprenyl-diphosphate phosphatase, translating into MSAISLGQAVVLGIVEGVTEFLPVSSTGHLKITEGLMGIPVDDTSVVGFTAVIQVGAIAAVLFYFFKDIVRIVSAWGRGITNREERHHHDYKFAWWVIYATIPIVVVGLAAKPLIEGPLASLWVVAGSLLVGSGVMWAADQMGRHKRGEDDTTLKDAMLVGCSQILALLFPGFSRSGATMSTALILDLDRVAATRLSFFLGIPALTGAGLYELKDAVGAGVGVAPLAVGTAVSFVVAYGSIAWLLKFVAKHSFNAFVVYRIVVGVALLGLLATGALSA; encoded by the coding sequence ATGAGTGCCATCAGCCTCGGTCAGGCCGTCGTCCTCGGCATAGTCGAGGGGGTGACCGAGTTCCTGCCCGTCTCCTCCACCGGCCATCTGAAGATCACCGAGGGGCTGATGGGCATCCCGGTCGACGACACCTCCGTGGTCGGCTTCACCGCCGTCATCCAGGTCGGCGCCATCGCCGCCGTTCTCTTCTACTTCTTCAAGGACATCGTGCGGATCGTCTCCGCCTGGGGCCGCGGCATCACCAACCGCGAGGAGCGGCATCACCACGACTACAAGTTCGCCTGGTGGGTCATCTACGCCACGATCCCGATCGTGGTCGTCGGCCTGGCGGCCAAGCCTCTCATCGAGGGCCCGCTGGCCTCGCTGTGGGTGGTCGCGGGTTCGTTGCTCGTCGGGTCGGGTGTGATGTGGGCGGCCGACCAGATGGGCCGGCACAAGCGCGGTGAGGACGACACCACGCTGAAGGACGCGATGCTGGTGGGCTGTTCACAGATCCTCGCACTGCTCTTTCCCGGCTTCTCCCGCTCCGGCGCCACCATGTCCACGGCCCTGATCCTGGACCTGGACCGCGTGGCGGCCACCCGTCTGTCGTTCTTCCTCGGCATTCCGGCTCTGACCGGCGCGGGCCTGTACGAGCTGAAGGACGCCGTGGGCGCGGGGGTCGGTGTCGCGCCGCTGGCCGTGGGCACCGCCGTGTCCTTCGTGGTGGCGTACGGCTCGATCGCCTGGTTGCTGAAGTTCGTGGCGAAGCACTCCTTCAACGCGTTCGTGGTCTACCGGATCGTGGTCGGGGTGGCGCTGCTGGGCCTGCTGGCCACCGGTGCGCTGAGCGCATGA
- a CDS encoding BlaI/MecI/CopY family transcriptional regulator, which produces MGADTHGRGPKRANGAREAEILDLLQLAEAALTPGEVAERLGDELTYSSVVTILTRMHTKGLLTRSARGRAYAYAPVTDDAGFAARRMRTVLEERPDREAVLARFADGLSDTDADLLRQLLGPDEHPGQ; this is translated from the coding sequence ATGGGAGCCGACACACACGGACGCGGCCCGAAACGGGCCAACGGCGCCCGCGAGGCGGAAATCCTCGACCTGCTCCAGCTCGCCGAGGCAGCGCTGACTCCCGGAGAGGTCGCCGAGCGACTCGGGGACGAGCTGACGTACAGCAGCGTCGTGACGATCCTGACCCGCATGCACACCAAGGGCCTGCTCACCCGCTCTGCGCGCGGCAGGGCGTACGCCTACGCCCCCGTCACCGACGACGCCGGTTTCGCCGCGCGCCGTATGCGCACCGTTCTGGAGGAGCGTCCCGACCGCGAGGCGGTCCTCGCCCGCTTCGCCGATGGGCTGTCCGACACGGACGCCGACCTGCTGCGCCAGCTGCTCGGCCCCGACGAGCACCCCGGACAATAG
- a CDS encoding glycosyltransferase family 4 protein, translating to MKITFLIHNVYGIGGTIRTTLNLAAALADRHEVTIVSMLRHRARPRFAIDPRVTVVPLVDIRDDSADTADPLLHRPAEVFPTAEKRYGQYSRLTDRRAEQYVRACDADVIIGTRPGVNVYLARFAPPRALRIAQEHLTHDSHSTKLRAQLARHYRRLDAVVTTTEADAAVYRAKMRLPGVRVLAIPNGVPDLGLPAADSSAKVIAAAGRLARGKRFDLLIEAFAEVAAKHPDWTLRIYGAGADKSRLRQLIDDHELGGRAVLMGVASPIEAEFAQASIVASASEAESFGMTLVEAMRCGVPVVAADCPLGPAEIIHDGVDGRLVPVGDRQALATALLDLIADEPDRRRMGRAARRAAHRFDPARIAQLYEDLFADLAATRASRGRQRAMAKWRGRAGRALRRLRR from the coding sequence GTGAAGATCACCTTCCTGATCCACAACGTGTACGGGATCGGCGGCACCATCCGCACCACACTCAATCTCGCCGCCGCGCTCGCCGACCGGCACGAGGTGACCATCGTGTCGATGCTGCGCCACCGCGCCCGTCCGCGGTTCGCCATCGATCCGCGGGTGACGGTGGTCCCCTTGGTCGACATACGCGACGACAGCGCCGACACGGCCGACCCGCTGCTGCACCGGCCGGCCGAGGTCTTCCCCACCGCCGAGAAGCGGTACGGGCAGTACAGCCGCCTGACCGACCGGCGGGCCGAGCAGTATGTGCGGGCCTGCGACGCGGACGTGATCATCGGTACCCGGCCGGGTGTCAATGTGTACCTGGCCCGGTTCGCCCCGCCCCGAGCCCTGCGCATAGCCCAGGAACACCTCACCCACGACAGCCACAGCACGAAGCTGCGCGCCCAACTCGCCCGCCACTACCGGCGCCTGGACGCCGTGGTCACCACGACCGAGGCGGATGCCGCCGTCTACCGGGCGAAGATGCGCCTGCCGGGGGTCAGGGTCCTGGCGATCCCGAACGGTGTGCCCGACCTCGGCCTTCCGGCCGCGGACAGCAGCGCCAAGGTCATCGCCGCGGCCGGACGTCTGGCCCGCGGCAAGCGGTTCGACCTGCTCATCGAGGCGTTCGCCGAGGTCGCCGCCAAGCACCCGGACTGGACCCTGCGCATCTACGGCGCCGGAGCCGACAAGAGCCGCCTGCGACAACTGATCGACGACCATGAGCTGGGCGGCCGGGCGGTGCTGATGGGCGTGGCCTCGCCCATCGAGGCCGAATTCGCCCAGGCGTCCATCGTCGCCTCCGCCTCCGAGGCCGAGTCCTTCGGCATGACCCTGGTCGAGGCCATGCGGTGCGGCGTCCCGGTCGTCGCCGCCGACTGCCCCCTGGGCCCCGCCGAGATCATCCACGACGGCGTCGACGGCCGCCTCGTCCCCGTGGGCGACCGGCAGGCACTGGCCACCGCGCTGCTCGACCTGATCGCCGACGAACCCGACCGCCGCCGCATGGGCCGAGCCGCCCGGCGCGCCGCTCACCGCTTCGACCCCGCGCGGATCGCCCAGCTCTACGAGGACCTGTTCGCCGACCTCGCCGCCACCCGCGCCTCCCGCGGCCGGCAACGCGCCATGGCCAAATGGCGTGGCCGGGCAGGCCGGGCCCTGCGCAGACTGCGCCGCTGA